A single region of the Ornithorhynchus anatinus isolate Pmale09 chromosome 13, mOrnAna1.pri.v4, whole genome shotgun sequence genome encodes:
- the TTC21A gene encoding tetratricopeptide repeat protein 21A isoform X6 — protein sequence MSPSGDPTLLAGILYYCQEGYFRHVQNAAIEGLEKSPNDAVLQFFKAYGLLREERIRDAIGELENIRNRPDVSLCSIMALIYAHKRCETVDREAVLDLERELKETRKAAGEKALYYAALFLWLLGRQDKAREYADRMLKLSKGSREGYVLRGWLELCPEQPAAGKKAIKLLDQGVQDAKDAFGLLGKVSYFMLQQNYAGALEVVNQMTASFSHFIPALVLRMKLFLAQQDWEQAVEAGHRILEKDLSNLDARQLLAVHALAREGSGSSTIDHVRNLIKALETREPQNPNLHLKKIRVVSRLSGRNPMILQHISGLMERTFLMAPSEALFATELAYQLLIQGKVKEASQWYTEAMKLDESSLTALTGIIRCQVLEGRLEEAEQQLEFLQEVQQSSGKCKVLLYLQAVLASRGQKSEQSTTMLLEEAAELHFSCLRGLPLGMEYLERLNPLFLADLVKELLAFCPKQVRDQPLYHLIKARALNQKGDYPEAIKTLKMVLKLPGLKKGEGRKVHRTAMPPSERVSVLLELVEALRLNGELHEATKVMQDTINEFSGTPEEIRVTIANVDLALSKGQVDLAVSMLRGVTPDQPCYTEAKEKMARIYLQTRKDPRLFIGCYRDLCDHLPGPHSSLLLGDAFMTIQEPEKALEVYDQAYRKNPHDASLISRIGQAYVKTHQYGKAISYYEAAQKMSGQESLRWDLAQLLLKLRKFSKAEKVLQQALEHDSANDVPSMMNDVKCLLLLAQVYKGNKNEAVLGTLDKALDLQTRVLKRLPLEQAEMIPAQKRRAAELWGLAGEQLAARGDLAKAAQRFREALALCPGDQRVMLQQAQLCLLQGDLDACEHQCSALLQEDRDNGAAAVLLADLMFRKQKYTAAVSLYRRVLEREPDKFCVLNKLIDLLRRSGKMDEAPAFFELVERPSNHLSLEPGYNYCKGVYYCRRVGRPNEALRSLNKARRDSTWGLGATSLMVQICLNPDNEVVGGEVFEKMGEEASYSAEESLQLGVRTAERLLREFCPRTEDEHTQLKMLQGACLLVSRDKPSLEQALSTFIQVAQAERDNASAILAVAQAYMILKQVPKARTQLKRLAKVPWNLRDAESLEQAWILLADVCCLRGKFDVASELLRRCLQYNQSCSKAYEYLGFVMEKEQAYKDAAVNYELAWKYSNGANPVIGYKLAFNYLKDRRYVEAIEVCHKVLSEFPHYPRIKEEILEKAQGALKP from the exons ATGAGCCCCAGCGGCGACCCCACCCTGCTG GCTGGAATCCTATACTACTGTCAAGAAGGTTACTTCCGCCACGTGCAGAATGCAGCCATCGAGGGGCTGGAGAAATCCCCCAACGATGCGGTGCTGCAGTTTTTCAAAGCCTATGGTCTGCTGCGTGAGG AGAGGATCAGGGATGCCATCGGTGAGCTGGAGAACATCCGGAATCGCCCTgatgtttccctctgctccatcatgGCCCTCATCTACGCTCACAAGCGCTGCGAAACCGTGG ACCGGGAAGCAGTTCTGGACCTGGAGCGGGAGCTGAAAGAAACCCGCAAGGCAGCGGGTGAGAAGGCGCTGTACTACGCCGCGCTGTTCCTGTGGCTGCTGGGTCGCCAAGACAAGGCGAGGGAATATGCCGACCGCATGCTGAAACTCTCCAAGGGCTCCAGAGAG GGCTACGTCCTCCGAGGCTGGCTGGAGCTGTGCCCCGAACAGCCGGCCGCCGGGAAGAAAGCCATCAAGCTCCTGGACCAGGGTGTGCAAGACGCCAAGGACGCATTCGGGCTGTTGGGGAAG GTCAGCTATTTCATGCTGCAGCAGAACTACGCTGGGGCTCTGGAAGTCGTTAACCAGATGACCGCCTCCTTCTCGCACTTCATTCCCGCTCTGGTGCTCAGAATGAAGCTGTTCCTGGCCCAGCAGGACTGGGAGCAGGCGGTGGAGGCAGGGCACAG GATCCTAGAGAAAGATCTGAGCAACCTCGATGCCAGGCAGCTCCTCGCAGTGCACGCGCTGGCCAGAGAAGGCAGCGGGTCCTCG ACCATTGATCACGTCAGGAACCTGATCAAGGCCCTGGAGACCAGAGAGCCCCAGAACCCAAACCTTCACTTGAAAAAAATCCGCGTCGTGAGCAGATTG AGCGGGAGGAACCCCATGATCCTGCAGCACATCTCGGGGTTAATGGAACGCACGTTCTTGATGGCCCCATCAGAGGCCCTGTTTGCCACCGAGCTGGCCTACCAGCTGCTGATccagggcaaggtgaaggaggccTCTCAGTGGTACACGGAAGCCATGAAGCTGGATGAGAGCAGCTTGACCGCACTGACCG GGATCATCAGGTGCCAGGTCCTGGAGGGGCGGCTGGAGGAGGCCGAGCAGCAGCTGGAATTCCTGCAGGAGGTGCAGCAGTCCTCGGGGAAATGCAAG GTCCTCCTGTACCTCCAGGCCGTCCTGGCATCCCGGGGGCAGAAAAGCGAGCAGTCAACCACCATGCTTCTGGAGGAGGCGGCTGAGCTGCACTTCTCATGCCTGCGCGGACTCCCCCTGGGCATGGAATACCTGGAGAGGCTCAACCCCCTCTTCCTGGCAGACCTGGTGAAGGAACTCTTGGCCTTCTGCCCCAAGCAG GTCCGAGACCAACCCCTTTACCACTTGATCAAAGCCAGAGCGTTGAACCAGAAGGGAGACTACCCTGAGGCCATCAAGACACTGAAGATGGTTTTGAAGCTGCCCGGGCTAAAGAAGGGTGAAGGCCGGAAAGTACACAGGACAGCCATGCCCCCGAGCGAGCGTGTGTCCGTCCTCCTGGAGCTGGTCGAGGCACTGAGGCTGAACGGAGAATTG CACGAGGCCACCAAGGTGATGCAGGACACCATCAATGAGTTCAGCGGGACCCCAGAGGAGATCCGCGTCACCATCGCCAACGTGGACCTGGCACTGAGCAAGGGTCAGGTGGACTTGGCTGTCAGCATGCTGCGGGGTGTCACGCCGGACCAACCCTGCTACACCGAGGCCAAAGAGAAGATGGCCCGCATCTACCTGCAAACCCGCAAGGACCCGCGGCTCTTCATCGGCTGCTACCG TGACCTGTGTGACCACCTGCCCGGGCCCCACAGCAGCCTGCTCCTCGGAGACGCCTTCATGACCATCCAGGAG CCAGAGAAAGCCCTGGAGGTGTACGACCAAGCTTACCGGAAAAATCCTCATGACGCGTCTCTGATCAGCCGCATCGGGCAAGCCTATGTCAAGACGCACCAGTACGGCAAG gcCATCAGCTACTATGAGGCAGCGCAGAAGATGAGCGGGCAGGAGTCGCTGCGCTGGGACCTGGCCCAGCTGCTCTTGAAGCTACGAAAGTTCTCCAAGGCAGAGAAGGTGCTTCAACAAGCCCTGGAGCATGACTCTG CGAATGACGTCCCTTCCATGATGAACGACGTCAAGTGTCTGCTTCTTCTGGCCCAAGTCTACAAGGGCAACAAGAACGAAGCGGTGCTGGGGACTTTGGACAAG GCCCTGGACCTGCAGACCAGAGTGCTGAAACGGCTGCCGCTGGAGCAGGCGGAAATGATCCCGGCCCAGAAGCGGCGGGCGGCGGAGCTCTGGGGCCTGGCCGGGGAGCAGCTCGCCGCCCGGGGTGACCTCGCCAAGGCCGCGCAGCGCTTCCGGGAGGCCCTGGCGCTGTGCCCGGGGGACCAACGG GTGATGCTGCAGCAGGCGCAGCTGTGCCTGCTGCAGGGAGACCTGGACGCCTGCGAGCACCAGTGCTCCGCGCTCCTGCAGGAGGACCGGGACAACGGCGCCGCCGCCGTG CTGCTGGCGGACCTCATGTTCCGGAAGCAGAAATACACGGCCGCCGTCAGCCTGTACCGCCGGGTCCTGGAACGAGAACCCG acaAGTTCTGCGTGCTCAACAAGTTGATCGACCTGCTGAGACGGAGCGGGAAAATGGACGAGGCCCCAGCCTTCTTCGAGCTGGTCGAGAGACCGTCCAACCACCTGTCCCTGGAGCCCGGCTACAACTACTGCAAAGGCGTCTACTACTG CAGGCGCGTCGGCCGCCCCAACGAGGCCCTGCGCTCCCTGAACAAGGCGCGAAGGGACAGCACCTGGGGCCTCGGCGCCACCTCCCTCATGGTCCAGATCTGCCTCAATCCGGACAACGAGGTTGTGGGCGGAGAGGTGTTTGAGAAGATGGGCGAGGAAGCCAG CTACTCGGCGGAGGAGTCCCTGCAGCTCGGAGTGCGGACGGCGGAGCGGCTGCTGCGGGAGTTTTGCCCACGGACCGAGGATGAACACACCCAGCTGAAAATGCTGCAAGGAGCCTGCCTGCTGGTGTCCCGGGACAAGCCCAGCCTggagcaggcgctcagtacgttCATCCAGGTGGCCCAGGCCGAG AGGGACAACGCCTCTGCCATCTTGGCCGTGGCCCAGGCCTACATGATCCTGAAGCAGGTGCCCAAGGCCCGCACGCAGCTCAAGCGCCTGGCCAAGGTGCCCTGGAACCTGCGGGACGCCGAGTCCCTGGAGCAGGCGTGGATTCTGCTGGCCGACGTCTGCTGCCTCAGGGGCAAGTTCGACGTGGCCAGCGAGCTGCTGCGCCGCTGCCTGCAGTACAACCAG TCCTGCAGCAAAGCCTACGAGTATCTGGGCTTCGTCATGGAGAAGGAGCAGGCGTACAAGGACGCGGCAGTGAACTACGAACTCGCCTGGAAATACAGCAACGGGGCCAACCCCGTCATCG gttACAAACTCGCATTCAATTACCTGAAGGACAGGCGCTACGTGGAAGCCATAGAAGTGTGTCACAAG GTGCTGAGCGAGTTCCCCCACTACCCCCGGATAAAGGAAGAAATTCTGGAGAAGGCGCAGGGAGCCCTAAAACCCTAG
- the TTC21A gene encoding tetratricopeptide repeat protein 21A isoform X1 codes for MSPSGDPTLLAGILYYCQEGYFRHVQNAAIEGLEKSPNDAVLQFFKAYGLLREERIRDAIGELENIRNRPDVSLCSIMALIYAHKRCETVDREAVLDLERELKETRKAAGEKALYYAALFLWLLGRQDKAREYADRMLKLSKGSREGYVLRGWLELCPEQPAAGKKAIKLLDQGVQDAKDAFGLLGKVSYFMLQQNYAGALEVVNQMTASFSHFIPALVLRMKLFLAQQDWEQAVEAGHRILEKDLSNLDARQLLAVHALAREGSGSSTIDHVRNLIKALETREPQNPNLHLKKIRVVSRLSGRNPMILQHISGLMERTFLMAPSEALFATELAYQLLIQGKVKEASQWYTEAMKLDESSLTALTGIIRCQVLEGRLEEAEQQLEFLQEVQQSSGKCKVLLYLQAVLASRGQKSEQSTTMLLEEAAELHFSCLRGLPLGMEYLERLNPLFLADLVKELLAFCPKQPRPPGQIVSPLLKQAALILSPVIQVAPALLEPLYLMAQVNYLSGELDTAQSTLQRCIDMHHTSPDAHLLMAQVYLAQGNSKMCSHLLELGVSHNFQVRDQPLYHLIKARALNQKGDYPEAIKTLKMVLKLPGLKKGEGRKVHRTAMPPSERVSVLLELVEALRLNGELHEATKVMQDTINEFSGTPEEIRVTIANVDLALSKGQVDLAVSMLRGVTPDQPCYTEAKEKMARIYLQTRKDPRLFIGCYRDLCDHLPGPHSSLLLGDAFMTIQEPEKALEVYDQAYRKNPHDASLISRIGQAYVKTHQYGKAISYYEAAQKMSGQESLRWDLAQLLLKLRKFSKAEKVLQQALEHDSANDVPSMMNDVKCLLLLAQVYKGNKNEAVLGTLDKALDLQTRVLKRLPLEQAEMIPAQKRRAAELWGLAGEQLAARGDLAKAAQRFREALALCPGDQRVMLQQAQLCLLQGDLDACEHQCSALLQEDRDNGAAAVLLADLMFRKQKYTAAVSLYRRVLEREPDKFCVLNKLIDLLRRSGKMDEAPAFFELVERPSNHLSLEPGYNYCKGVYYCRRVGRPNEALRSLNKARRDSTWGLGATSLMVQICLNPDNEVVGGEVFEKMGEEASYSAEESLQLGVRTAERLLREFCPRTEDEHTQLKMLQGACLLVSRDKPSLEQALSTFIQVAQAERDNASAILAVAQAYMILKQVPKARTQLKRLAKVPWNLRDAESLEQAWILLADVCCLRGKFDVASELLRRCLQYNQSCSKAYEYLGFVMEKEQAYKDAAVNYELAWKYSNGANPVIGYKLAFNYLKDRRYVEAIEVCHKVLSEFPHYPRIKEEILEKAQGALKP; via the exons ATGAGCCCCAGCGGCGACCCCACCCTGCTG GCTGGAATCCTATACTACTGTCAAGAAGGTTACTTCCGCCACGTGCAGAATGCAGCCATCGAGGGGCTGGAGAAATCCCCCAACGATGCGGTGCTGCAGTTTTTCAAAGCCTATGGTCTGCTGCGTGAGG AGAGGATCAGGGATGCCATCGGTGAGCTGGAGAACATCCGGAATCGCCCTgatgtttccctctgctccatcatgGCCCTCATCTACGCTCACAAGCGCTGCGAAACCGTGG ACCGGGAAGCAGTTCTGGACCTGGAGCGGGAGCTGAAAGAAACCCGCAAGGCAGCGGGTGAGAAGGCGCTGTACTACGCCGCGCTGTTCCTGTGGCTGCTGGGTCGCCAAGACAAGGCGAGGGAATATGCCGACCGCATGCTGAAACTCTCCAAGGGCTCCAGAGAG GGCTACGTCCTCCGAGGCTGGCTGGAGCTGTGCCCCGAACAGCCGGCCGCCGGGAAGAAAGCCATCAAGCTCCTGGACCAGGGTGTGCAAGACGCCAAGGACGCATTCGGGCTGTTGGGGAAG GTCAGCTATTTCATGCTGCAGCAGAACTACGCTGGGGCTCTGGAAGTCGTTAACCAGATGACCGCCTCCTTCTCGCACTTCATTCCCGCTCTGGTGCTCAGAATGAAGCTGTTCCTGGCCCAGCAGGACTGGGAGCAGGCGGTGGAGGCAGGGCACAG GATCCTAGAGAAAGATCTGAGCAACCTCGATGCCAGGCAGCTCCTCGCAGTGCACGCGCTGGCCAGAGAAGGCAGCGGGTCCTCG ACCATTGATCACGTCAGGAACCTGATCAAGGCCCTGGAGACCAGAGAGCCCCAGAACCCAAACCTTCACTTGAAAAAAATCCGCGTCGTGAGCAGATTG AGCGGGAGGAACCCCATGATCCTGCAGCACATCTCGGGGTTAATGGAACGCACGTTCTTGATGGCCCCATCAGAGGCCCTGTTTGCCACCGAGCTGGCCTACCAGCTGCTGATccagggcaaggtgaaggaggccTCTCAGTGGTACACGGAAGCCATGAAGCTGGATGAGAGCAGCTTGACCGCACTGACCG GGATCATCAGGTGCCAGGTCCTGGAGGGGCGGCTGGAGGAGGCCGAGCAGCAGCTGGAATTCCTGCAGGAGGTGCAGCAGTCCTCGGGGAAATGCAAG GTCCTCCTGTACCTCCAGGCCGTCCTGGCATCCCGGGGGCAGAAAAGCGAGCAGTCAACCACCATGCTTCTGGAGGAGGCGGCTGAGCTGCACTTCTCATGCCTGCGCGGACTCCCCCTGGGCATGGAATACCTGGAGAGGCTCAACCCCCTCTTCCTGGCAGACCTGGTGAAGGAACTCTTGGCCTTCTGCCCCAAGCAG CCTCGGCCGCCCGGCCAGATCGTATCTCCTCTACTCAAACAAGCGGCCCTGATCCTCAGTCCGGTCATCCAGGTGGCTCCCGCGCTGCTCGAGCCACTCTATCTCATGGCACAAGTGAACTACCTGTCCG GAGAGCTGGACACAGCTCAGAGCACGCTGCAGCGCTGCATAGACATGCACCACACCTCACCGGATGCCCACCTGCTCATGGCCCAGGTCTACCTGGCCCAGGGCAACTCCAAAATGTGCTCCCACTTACTGGAGCTGGGCGTCAGCCACAACTTCCAG GTCCGAGACCAACCCCTTTACCACTTGATCAAAGCCAGAGCGTTGAACCAGAAGGGAGACTACCCTGAGGCCATCAAGACACTGAAGATGGTTTTGAAGCTGCCCGGGCTAAAGAAGGGTGAAGGCCGGAAAGTACACAGGACAGCCATGCCCCCGAGCGAGCGTGTGTCCGTCCTCCTGGAGCTGGTCGAGGCACTGAGGCTGAACGGAGAATTG CACGAGGCCACCAAGGTGATGCAGGACACCATCAATGAGTTCAGCGGGACCCCAGAGGAGATCCGCGTCACCATCGCCAACGTGGACCTGGCACTGAGCAAGGGTCAGGTGGACTTGGCTGTCAGCATGCTGCGGGGTGTCACGCCGGACCAACCCTGCTACACCGAGGCCAAAGAGAAGATGGCCCGCATCTACCTGCAAACCCGCAAGGACCCGCGGCTCTTCATCGGCTGCTACCG TGACCTGTGTGACCACCTGCCCGGGCCCCACAGCAGCCTGCTCCTCGGAGACGCCTTCATGACCATCCAGGAG CCAGAGAAAGCCCTGGAGGTGTACGACCAAGCTTACCGGAAAAATCCTCATGACGCGTCTCTGATCAGCCGCATCGGGCAAGCCTATGTCAAGACGCACCAGTACGGCAAG gcCATCAGCTACTATGAGGCAGCGCAGAAGATGAGCGGGCAGGAGTCGCTGCGCTGGGACCTGGCCCAGCTGCTCTTGAAGCTACGAAAGTTCTCCAAGGCAGAGAAGGTGCTTCAACAAGCCCTGGAGCATGACTCTG CGAATGACGTCCCTTCCATGATGAACGACGTCAAGTGTCTGCTTCTTCTGGCCCAAGTCTACAAGGGCAACAAGAACGAAGCGGTGCTGGGGACTTTGGACAAG GCCCTGGACCTGCAGACCAGAGTGCTGAAACGGCTGCCGCTGGAGCAGGCGGAAATGATCCCGGCCCAGAAGCGGCGGGCGGCGGAGCTCTGGGGCCTGGCCGGGGAGCAGCTCGCCGCCCGGGGTGACCTCGCCAAGGCCGCGCAGCGCTTCCGGGAGGCCCTGGCGCTGTGCCCGGGGGACCAACGG GTGATGCTGCAGCAGGCGCAGCTGTGCCTGCTGCAGGGAGACCTGGACGCCTGCGAGCACCAGTGCTCCGCGCTCCTGCAGGAGGACCGGGACAACGGCGCCGCCGCCGTG CTGCTGGCGGACCTCATGTTCCGGAAGCAGAAATACACGGCCGCCGTCAGCCTGTACCGCCGGGTCCTGGAACGAGAACCCG acaAGTTCTGCGTGCTCAACAAGTTGATCGACCTGCTGAGACGGAGCGGGAAAATGGACGAGGCCCCAGCCTTCTTCGAGCTGGTCGAGAGACCGTCCAACCACCTGTCCCTGGAGCCCGGCTACAACTACTGCAAAGGCGTCTACTACTG CAGGCGCGTCGGCCGCCCCAACGAGGCCCTGCGCTCCCTGAACAAGGCGCGAAGGGACAGCACCTGGGGCCTCGGCGCCACCTCCCTCATGGTCCAGATCTGCCTCAATCCGGACAACGAGGTTGTGGGCGGAGAGGTGTTTGAGAAGATGGGCGAGGAAGCCAG CTACTCGGCGGAGGAGTCCCTGCAGCTCGGAGTGCGGACGGCGGAGCGGCTGCTGCGGGAGTTTTGCCCACGGACCGAGGATGAACACACCCAGCTGAAAATGCTGCAAGGAGCCTGCCTGCTGGTGTCCCGGGACAAGCCCAGCCTggagcaggcgctcagtacgttCATCCAGGTGGCCCAGGCCGAG AGGGACAACGCCTCTGCCATCTTGGCCGTGGCCCAGGCCTACATGATCCTGAAGCAGGTGCCCAAGGCCCGCACGCAGCTCAAGCGCCTGGCCAAGGTGCCCTGGAACCTGCGGGACGCCGAGTCCCTGGAGCAGGCGTGGATTCTGCTGGCCGACGTCTGCTGCCTCAGGGGCAAGTTCGACGTGGCCAGCGAGCTGCTGCGCCGCTGCCTGCAGTACAACCAG TCCTGCAGCAAAGCCTACGAGTATCTGGGCTTCGTCATGGAGAAGGAGCAGGCGTACAAGGACGCGGCAGTGAACTACGAACTCGCCTGGAAATACAGCAACGGGGCCAACCCCGTCATCG gttACAAACTCGCATTCAATTACCTGAAGGACAGGCGCTACGTGGAAGCCATAGAAGTGTGTCACAAG GTGCTGAGCGAGTTCCCCCACTACCCCCGGATAAAGGAAGAAATTCTGGAGAAGGCGCAGGGAGCCCTAAAACCCTAG